A single Montipora foliosa isolate CH-2021 chromosome 7, ASM3666993v2, whole genome shotgun sequence DNA region contains:
- the LOC138009948 gene encoding uncharacterized protein, producing the protein MFRIGGWVARFVHNTRRPHRERKTEPLTTEELSIQRRFWEKRAKQEGVKSKNYENDRLQLNLQLNDHQLLECRGRIQGVYPVYLPDTAVYTEKFVEEAHESTLHGGTQLTMAKVRERHWAPRLRRLASRIVKKCPGCKRFQATALAVPPPGPLPRDRTEGSTPFQVVGADCAGPIKFKATQKREGKAYLILFACSLTRALYLNLTISFQNNEFLLSQKGLIARRARPSTIYSDNGSTFTGAASWITQVQNDDKLNDFLARHQSHGSLTLGLLCRAISL; encoded by the coding sequence ATGTTCCGCATTGGCGGATGGGTCGCGAGATTTGTCCATAACACAAGGCGTCCACATCGTGAAAGGAAAACAGAGCCACTAACCACCGAAGAACTAAGCATCCAAAGAAGATTCTGGGAGAAGAGAGCGAAGCAGGAGGGCGTGAAATCGAAGAATTATGAAAACGACCGCTTGCAGCTTAACTTACAGCTAAACGACCATCAACTCCTTGAATGCCGGGGAAGGATACAGGGCGTCTACCCAGTGTATCTCCCAGATACAGCAGTCTACACAGAGAAGTTCGTGGAAGAAGCTCATGAATCTACCCTACACGGAGGGACGCAGTTAACAATGGCGAAAGTAAGGGAACGGCACTGGGCCCCGCGCCTAAGACGACTAGCGAGCCGTATCGTGAAAAAATGCCCAGGATGCAAACGATTCCAGGCCACCGCCCTTGCTGTACCGCCTCCTGGACCACTACCGCGTGATCGAACCGAAGGATCCACTCCCTTTCAAGTGGTGGGGGCCGACTGTGCTGGCCCAATCAAGTTTAAAGCCACTCAAAAACGTGAAGGAAAAGCCTACCTCATTCTGTTTGCCTGCAGTCTGACTAGAGCACTGTACCTCAACCTGACGATAAGCTTCCAGAACAATGAATTCCTTCTAAGCCAAAAAGGATTAATAGCACGGCGTGCCAGACCAAGTACAATCTATTCAGATAACGGCAGTACTTTCACTGGAGCTGCATCATGGATTACGCAAGTGCAGAACGACGACAAGCTAAACGATTTCCTTGCACGTCACCAATCACATGGAAGTTTAACCTTGGGGCTCCTGTGCCGAGCCATATCGCTCTGA
- the LOC138009947 gene encoding uncharacterized protein, producing MASQIIKSRLKRGGRAVFFVLLLIQCGFLTAYPVYYKGPEWSPVFISYAPVCLIWLYSLYKRATELRTFFVVWAFYIVCALLTNVIVIFGFVVESIDKEKFLCPNVLKVVLCITPVLLVLLMVTADNGEETDRQKEVRRELVAKLCTQMAIDLLDTIEVLDIILEDAEHDDRIKLKGFGTTMTAVACLSFVLTLVQMTEIKFNNDGKPEKTRYTTTLLRTAAEMVFVNFIFLIARLVAFFSYGKDESIFIAKNGLAILLSALQIYYLYDPQRRWNCC from the coding sequence ATGGCGTCTCAGATTATTAAGTCACGATTGAAGAGAGGAGGACGAGCTGTGTTTTTCGTTCTATTATTGATTCAATGTGGTTTTCTAACTGCTTATCCAGTTTATTACAAAGGTCCTGAGTGGTCTCCCGTCTTCATTTCGTACGCTCCAGTATGCCTAATATGGTTGTATTCGTTGTACAAGCGTGCGACAGAGCTTCGTACATTCTTCGTCGTATGGGCTTTTTACATCGTCTGTGCATTACTGACAAATGTCATTGTCATTTTTGGATTTGTCGTAGAAAGCATcgacaaagaaaaattcctctGTCCAAATGTCTTGAAGGTGGTACTCTGTATCACACCAGTTCTTCTGGTGCTGTTGATGGTCACAGCAGACAACGGCGAAGAAACAGATCGCCAAAAAGAGGTTCGCAGAGAGTTAGTCGCCAAGTTGTGCACTCAGATGGCCATCGACCTCTTGGATACAATCGAAGTGCTAGACATTATTCTTGAGGATGCAGAGCACGATGATAGAATCAAACTAAAGGGATTTGGAACGACCATGACCGCTGTGGCTTGCCTTAGTTTTGTGTTGACACTCGTGCAAATGACCGAGATCAAGTTTAATAACGAcggaaaacctgaaaaaacaCGGTATACAACAACACTGCTTCGCACCGCCGCCGAAATGGTTTTTGTCAACTTCATTTTCCTGATAGCCCGCCTGGTTGCGTTTTTTTCTTACGGAAAAGACGAGTCCATTTTCATAGCCAAAAATGGCCTCGCAATTTTGCTCTCAGCGTTGCAAATCTATTATCTGTATGACCCACAACGACGATGGAATTGCTGTTAG
- the LOC138009949 gene encoding uncharacterized protein: MVLFCTRCLLLYRDACDLRIGWAEQLPSNQAAKWVKRSPERITFMRALVQNQEPISSISLHVFGDASGVGVAAAALTVVSKPSGVTQGIVAAKARLAKQGLTVPRLELVACHMTTNVATNVRETLKGYPVDQVSCWSDSTVALHWIRGEGEYKQFVHQRVRKSEIRIG; encoded by the coding sequence ATGGTCCTGTTTTGTACACGGTGTTTGCTGCTATATCGTGACGCCTGCGACCTTAGAATCGGTTGGGCTGAACAACTGCCTTCTAACCAAGCCGCCAAGTGGGTCAAAAGATCACCGGAAAGAATTACATTCATGAGGGCCCTGGTTCAGAATCAGGAACCAATCAGCAGCATATCCTTACATGTCTTTGGAGATGCAAGTGGTGTGGGCGTGGCAGCAGCAGCGTTAACTGTCGTGTCGAAACCATCAGGTGTCACACAAGGCATTGTGGCAGCTAAAGCTCGATTGGCCAAACAAGGCCTTACCGTGCCACGCCTTGAGCTAGTCGCCTGTCACATGACAACTAATGTGGCCACTAACGTGAGAGAAACCCTGAAAGGATATCCAGTCGACCAAGTTTCCTGTTGGTCAGACAGTACAGTTGCGCTTCACTGGATAAGAGGAGAAGGAGAATACAAGCAGTTTGTGCACCAACGGGTGCGCAAATCCGAGATAAGAATTGGATAA
- the LOC138010342 gene encoding uncharacterized protein, which yields MASCLVFLGRFAFLALYALQTYSLTSYPAEYKSNNAFYLLVLLFVPALVVWFWIILSNDENLQWLFAVWLAYVWIGLVPLIGTIFGGSDPIENKLDSQIFFGPNILKMTLCASPLLLLLLLSTATDSMSYRELIVILSLQIAIDLFDGVEMLEVILGENVVLHNIPRSFEEAIIGIVCFSFLLSPLQLVEVKIDDGDWKYHKWTSISRKTIQILAVNGVFLCLRLVLFLKYGKDASIFIAKNGITILLSLFEICSTLECCGCY from the coding sequence ATGGCCTCCTGTTTGGTTTTTTTAGGAAGATTTGCCTTTTTGGCTTTGTATGCTCTCCAGACGTACTCGCTCACATCGTATCCTGCTGAGTACAAAAGCAATAATGCTTTCTATTTACTAGTCCTCCTTTTTGTTCCTGCTCTGGTCGTATGGTTTTGGATTATTCTATCGAACGATGAAAATCTTCAGTGGTTATTCGCTGTTTGGCTAGCTTATGTCTGGATTGGATTAGTGCCGTTGATAGGAACTATTTTTGGCGGTAGCGACCCAATCGAGAACAAGCTCGACAGTCAGATCTTCTTTGGACCAAATATTTTGAAGATGACTCTTTGCGCATCTCCGTTACTTCTGCTGCTTCTCTTAAGCACAGCCACAGACTCAATGTCTTACAGAGAGCTAATAGTGATTTTGTCCTTGCAAATAGCGATAGATCTTTTTGATGGCGTCGAAATGTTGGAGGTTATTTTGGGAGAAAATGTGGTCCTTCACAACATTCCAAGAAGCTTTGAAGAAGCCATCATTGGCATCGTTTGCTTCAGCTTTCTTCTTTCGCCGCTGCAGCTGGTGGAAGTAAAGATAGACGATGGCGATTGGAAATATCACAAGTGGACATCAATATCGCGAAAAACGATCCAGATTCTCGCTGTAAACGGTGTTTTCTTATGTCTTCGCTTGGTTCTGTTCTTAAAATATGGCAAAGATGCGTCCATCTTTATCGCCAAAAATGGCATCACAATTCTACTTAGCCTGTTTGAGATTTGTTCTACTTTAGAATGTTGCGGTTGCTATTAA
- the LOC138011246 gene encoding uncharacterized protein — MAPQFIKWGGRGAFLVLLLTQCGFLTAYPVQYKGPAWSSLLISYIPVCLIWLLSICKGEAKLRTFFFVWAFYIVFALLPNVIVIFGFVVDSLNKEKFLGPNVLKMVLCITPVLLVLLTVTADNEEETKDDKEVRRELVSKLCTQMAIDLLDTIEVLDIILEETEHNYGIKKGFGITMIVVACLSFVLSLLQMIEVKFNDDGKPEKTGRYSTTLIRTAAEMVFVNVLFLIVRLIVFFSYGKDESIFIAKNGLAIVLSALQIYYLYDPRRVFCNYELDSYRELCNICVSV; from the coding sequence ATGGCGCCTCAGTTTATAAAATGGGGAGGGCGAGGTGCGTTTCTTGTTCTATTATTGACTCAGTGTGGGTTTCTAACTGCTTATCCAGTTCAATACAAAGGTCCTGCGTGGTCTTCTCTCTTGATTTCGTACATTCCGGTATGCCTGATATGGTTGCTTTCGATATGCAAGGGTGAGGCAAAGCTTCGCACATTCTTCTTCGTATGGGCCTTTTACATCGTCTTCGCCTTACTGCCAAATGTCATCGTGATTTTTGGATTCGTCGTAGATAGCCtcaacaaagaaaaattccttgGTCCAAATGTTTTGAAGATGGTACTCTGCATTACGCCAGTTCTCCTGGTACTGTTGACGGTCACAGCAGACAACGAGGAAGAAACAAAGGACGACAAAGAGGTTCGCAGAGAATTAGTCTCCAAGTTGTGCACTCAGATGGCCATCGACCTCTTGGATACAATCGAAGTGCTAGACATTATTCTGGAGGAGACAGAGCACAACTATGGCATCAAAAAGGGATTTGGTATCACCATGATCGTTGTGGCTTGTCTTAGTTTTGTGCTGTCGCTCTTGCAAATGATTGAGGTCAAGTTTAATGACGACGGAAAGCCTGAGAAAACAGGACGTTATAGTACAACATTGATTCGCACCGCCGCCGAAATGGTTTTTGTCAACGTCCTTTTCCTGATAGTCCGCCTGATAGTGTTTTTTTCTTACGGAAAGGACGAGTCAATTTTCATAGCAAAAAATGGCCTGGCAATCGTGCTCTCAGCGTTGCAGATCTATTATCTGTATGATCCACGGCGAGTATTTTGTAACTATGAACTAGACAGTTATCGTGAGCTTTGCAATATCTGTGTTAGTGTCTAA